In a genomic window of Epinephelus fuscoguttatus linkage group LG23, E.fuscoguttatus.final_Chr_v1:
- the LOC125883619 gene encoding uncharacterized protein LOC125883619 isoform X1, with amino-acid sequence MLLDAFCCYHHTCSYESVCHREKMICIILLLINLTSCVCGVSKPYDTPLKYQAEENSDVTVEWSFSSETDIPLPSLKIHCQKVLGLKVFYHLDNCIEESQHEQFAGRVQCDKDALRGGRVRLHLSRVKMNDSGVYLCRMATDFGRKVKEFSLDITAAVDKPKPVTTTPAPVTPTPAPVSRGRISLCVVLGLAAAAALAVLAALAVHHCTLSYIALRNKQDKEQDLGVVCTSL; translated from the exons ATGTTACTGGATGCATTTTGTTGCTACCATCACACATGTTCATACGAGTCTGTCTGTCACAGGGAGAAGATGATCTGCATCATCCTGCTGCTCATCAACCTGACCTcctgtgtctgtg gGGTGTCTAAGCCTTATGACACTCCTCTGAAGTACCAGGCAGAGGAGAACAGTGACGTCACAGTTGAATGGAGCTTCTCGTCTGAAACCGACATTCCCCTCCCCTCACTGAAGATCCACTGTCAGAAGGTGTTAGGGCTGAAGGTCTTCTATCATCTGGACAACTGTATTGAGGAGTCTCAGCACGAGCAGTTTGCAGGACGGGTGCAGTGTGACAAAGACGCTCTCAGAGGAGGACGTGTCCGCCTTCATCTGTCCCGAGTCAAGATGAATGACTCGGGTGTGTACCTCTGCAGGATGGCCACTGACTTTGGCAGGAAGGTTAAAGAGTTCTCGCTCGACATCACTG CAGCTGTTGACAAGCCCAAACCAGTGACAACAACACCAGCACCAGTGACACCAACACCAGCACCAGTGAGTCGGGGAAGAATCAGCCTCTGTGTTGTACTGGgactggcagcagcagctgcactgGCTGTGCTGGCTGCACTGGCTGTCCATCACTGTACCTTATCATACATTGCACTGcgaaacaaacaagacaaagagcAGGACCTTGGAGTTGTGTGCACCAGCCTTTGA
- the LOC125883619 gene encoding uncharacterized protein LOC125883619 isoform X2 — translation MICIILLLINLTSCVCGVSKPYDTPLKYQAEENSDVTVEWSFSSETDIPLPSLKIHCQKVLGLKVFYHLDNCIEESQHEQFAGRVQCDKDALRGGRVRLHLSRVKMNDSGVYLCRMATDFGRKVKEFSLDITAAVDKPKPVTTTPAPVTPTPAPVSRGRISLCVVLGLAAAAALAVLAALAVHHCTLSYIALRNKQDKEQDLGVVCTSL, via the exons ATGATCTGCATCATCCTGCTGCTCATCAACCTGACCTcctgtgtctgtg gGGTGTCTAAGCCTTATGACACTCCTCTGAAGTACCAGGCAGAGGAGAACAGTGACGTCACAGTTGAATGGAGCTTCTCGTCTGAAACCGACATTCCCCTCCCCTCACTGAAGATCCACTGTCAGAAGGTGTTAGGGCTGAAGGTCTTCTATCATCTGGACAACTGTATTGAGGAGTCTCAGCACGAGCAGTTTGCAGGACGGGTGCAGTGTGACAAAGACGCTCTCAGAGGAGGACGTGTCCGCCTTCATCTGTCCCGAGTCAAGATGAATGACTCGGGTGTGTACCTCTGCAGGATGGCCACTGACTTTGGCAGGAAGGTTAAAGAGTTCTCGCTCGACATCACTG CAGCTGTTGACAAGCCCAAACCAGTGACAACAACACCAGCACCAGTGACACCAACACCAGCACCAGTGAGTCGGGGAAGAATCAGCCTCTGTGTTGTACTGGgactggcagcagcagctgcactgGCTGTGCTGGCTGCACTGGCTGTCCATCACTGTACCTTATCATACATTGCACTGcgaaacaaacaagacaaagagcAGGACCTTGGAGTTGTGTGCACCAGCCTTTGA